A region from the Benincasa hispida cultivar B227 chromosome 8, ASM972705v1, whole genome shotgun sequence genome encodes:
- the LOC120083442 gene encoding glucan endo-1,3-beta-glucosidase 11-like, producing MTTLAFSPIHLLNYGRITGNYAQIDAAYAALADAGYQKTEVIVIETGWASHVDEKEAATTVNNARIFNYNLRKRLAKKKRTPFRAKNVLKAYILATFNENLKPGLTSERNFGLFKAYRTISYDIGFHGLRASSSDCIYLLRYVIHNSI from the exons ATGACAACATTAGCATTTTCTCCTATTCA CCTCCTCAATTATGGAAGGATTACTGGAAATTATGCTCAGATCGACGCTGCGTATGCAGCATTGGCAGATGCTGGATATCAGAAAACTGAAGTCATAGTTATAGAGACCGGTTGGGCTTCCCATGTGGACGAAAAGGAAGCTGCAACAACTGTGAATAATGCTAGGATATTTAATTACAACCTTAGGAAGAGGCTTGCTAAGAAGAAAAGAACTCCCTTCAGGGCAAAGAATGTATTGAAGGCATATATTCTCGCAACATTCAACGAAAATCTGAAGCCAGGGTTGACTTCTGAGAGAAATTTTGGACTTTTTAAAGCTTATAGGACTATATCATATGACATTGGATTTCATGGACtcagagcttcttcttcagaTTGTATTTATCTCTTAAGGTATGTAATTCACAACAGCATATGA